AACCAATTGCTCTATACATACATATACCGTTTTGCATAAAAAAATGTACCTATTGTGACTTTTGTTCTATCCCTGTTCCATCCAAAACAATAATCAATAACTATATAAATGGCGTAATTAGAGAAATTAAGAGCTATTATCCACATATAAAGCAGTATAAAATCGATACCGTCTATTTTGGCGGTGGGACACCCTCTTCAATTAACCCATCACATATTAATCGTATCCTAAAAGCAATTCGTGAATCAAAACAATTAGAAGATCATGCGGAAATAACACTCGAGGTAAACCCAGGAACTGTTTCAAAATCAAATTTAGAGACCTATAGATCACTAGGTATAAATAGATTAAGCATAGGAGCCCAAAGCTTTATCGATAATGAGCTTGCTCTTCTCGGCCGCATACACACTGTTGATGACATTCACAAGGCATATACATGGTCAAGATCTGCCGGTTTTAACAATATCAGTTTGGACCTCATATATGGACTTCCCGGTCAAAAGATGCATTCTCTTACTTATTCACTAGAGGAAATAATTGCATTATCGCCCGAGCATATATCTACCTATAGCCTGACGATCGAAAAAAGCACCCCCATATTCAAACAGGTTCTTTCGGGATCTATCCCGGACATAAACAATACACTACAAGCTAAAATGTTTACCGCTATAATGAATAGACTAAAAAAATCAAGCTATACTCACTATGAGATATCCAACTTTTCTGCACGAGGTTTTCATTCAATACATAACACAGGGTACTGGACAGGAAAAGAGTATATTGGCGTAGGTGTTGGGGCTCATTCAAACATTAATCATATACGCTATAACAATAGCAAGAATATTGCCACCTATGTAGCACATGCTCGCAAAAGAAAAGAACCTACTCTTTCCGAAACAAAACAATTCTGGGAAAAAATCATACTTGGATTAAGGATAATA
The Candidatus Ancaeobacter aquaticus DNA segment above includes these coding regions:
- the hemW gene encoding radical SAM family heme chaperone HemW, whose protein sequence is MRYCKFMEPIALYIHIPFCIKKCTYCDFCSIPVPSKTIINNYINGVIREIKSYYPHIKQYKIDTVYFGGGTPSSINPSHINRILKAIRESKQLEDHAEITLEVNPGTVSKSNLETYRSLGINRLSIGAQSFIDNELALLGRIHTVDDIHKAYTWSRSAGFNNISLDLIYGLPGQKMHSLTYSLEEIIALSPEHISTYSLTIEKSTPIFKQVLSGSIPDINNTLQAKMFTAIMNRLKKSSYTHYEISNFSARGFHSIHNTGYWTGKEYIGVGVGAHSNINHIRYNNSKNIATYVAHARKRKEPTLSETKQFWEKIILGLRIIHGIQIDNIPATCHTYEQKIASLVKKKLITCENNKLRLTKKGILFYDEIAVTLI